A single window of Rubripirellula lacrimiformis DNA harbors:
- a CDS encoding neutral/alkaline non-lysosomal ceramidase N-terminal domain-containing protein translates to MLSNHFTFGSAGIKRAIRSLPLSSPVTACLISLVLAQSLLTWCGSGAAEPPAAAVYSVGIAKQDISPAYPVRLNGFAFRKTESEGTSQPLWARALAIGTDEQKPIVLVTLDSLGVRSTLVDEVHRRLAEHTQLTREHLIVTFTHTHSAPKVNGASDNIFAEPIPPEHQRHLDQYTEELTVDLVAVIQAALADRQPASLGWTVGEVQFALNRRTSGGPVDHSLPCLIVRSADDSKSVRGIYTTYACHCVTLSQNLLSGDWAGYAVEAIERQFPGAIGMVSIGCGADQNPDSGVTGDKVDIAQQQGMLIGDEVARLVNGGTIKPLAEPLSVSSGSVQLPFHSIPTRQEYEVMQAAGGPAGYNATTQLARLDRGEEIPKSLPYPLQVCHFGDQLCMVFMAGEVCVDYSLRLKSELDPERLWMHGYSHDFGAYIPSERLWAEGGYGAGAEAPYFALPNKLAQGLEQTIIDEVHRLVPISYQTAKNHPVADGEPSQPEVSRTDGIPPKSPQQALQEFQTNADLQVQLVASEPQITDPVAIDFGPDGSVWVVQMSDYGHGIEEEFVPSGEVRVLKDLDGDGFYESSTVFMDGLRYPTDVKVWKDGALICDAPNIIFARDQDADGRAETSTVLFSGFETHNGQARVNSLRWGLDHWLYGSGGLFGGSISNQQGAIVDVSGRDFRIQPDRGLIEPVTGRSQQGRVRDEFGNWFGCDNSTLIRHYPVVDHYLQRNPFVPPPLSSINVPAGENAGKLFPPNDLVLFRLSGAPGRATAACGIEIYRDSYLGPNYHNNSFTCEPVNQLVHRQVLERQGATFRGQRAADELDSEFLTSTDRWFRPVQARTGPDGGLWVVDMYRYVIEHPKWIPDETLAEIDVFAGQGKGRIYRVVPTAKDPQSQPALSELNDQELAKAIDTDNGIIRDLVHQMLLWRDARNTRDELLRIAQTSQNPAVRIQALAALDGLKELSNEAILFAVTDSHPEVRRHAVRMSESFLTDSKIAAAILKLANDPSFEVRMQVAYSIALIDSDDVTKPLTRLATESTDPYLQSAALSSLTPSNVGPVAEQILATEESRELVGPEVVATTAGMGSTTAIESALNRILESSDEWQWWQLESLAQFLDGLDRRAASGELGIGKATDRNQQPVRVQIKITPRQILAARSILHSARERILDPSVTDSQAAMALKLLGRRFGPVSQSLLSPAPNQAGSEPSQEITSEIAELISLPFSNHRQIAAVQAIGRRGDSAGGQALLSCVESATPQVRAVLVQTLLEHPDWDASILTGLQSSLLYSSDFSADDRHRFIERQPTKTRPLAMNWLGDGAGSDRKQLVADWMDVSALPADAQLGKALFGKHCSVCHKFDGVGYEVGPDLAALTSRSDAFLLQAILDPNRDVDARYQRYTALMDNGRVMSGQIVNETASSVTLIEQGAKQHVLLRNQLEELRASGKSAMPEGLEENISKQEMSHILAYVQGADSEAYQIAQSLLDDTLAGAQREELIAKWPQYSAEMITALTSDMPDDVNEQYRRIPWIWRVAIAAGKRNQSKELLQVLDVSLPQLQQPLTDWQAVVLGGGLINGISQTGDWPLDRVQRLISGNGSLVARWNQMISQASEMSDNAQVRPGTRYDALRMIALAPWAKHGEQLAGYLTNANAELQMGAVSGLSDMPAAEAGQAILAALPNLNSHNRELALDALLRTVPRVQRLLTAIGEDDVNPNWLGESRAKQLHQHVDPAVRRQAAEVLTEAK, encoded by the coding sequence CTGCCTGATCTCACTGGTGCTTGCCCAGTCTCTGCTAACTTGGTGTGGATCGGGGGCTGCCGAACCGCCTGCGGCTGCGGTTTATAGTGTTGGCATTGCCAAACAAGACATTTCCCCAGCTTACCCCGTTCGACTGAATGGTTTTGCGTTTCGAAAGACTGAATCGGAAGGTACTTCGCAACCCTTGTGGGCTCGAGCATTAGCGATCGGCACTGATGAACAAAAACCAATCGTGTTGGTCACTCTTGACAGTCTGGGCGTCCGCTCGACTTTGGTTGATGAAGTTCATCGGCGGCTTGCGGAGCACACCCAACTGACGCGTGAGCACCTGATCGTCACCTTCACCCATACCCACAGTGCACCGAAAGTGAATGGTGCCTCGGACAACATTTTTGCCGAGCCGATTCCTCCCGAGCACCAACGGCACCTTGATCAGTACACTGAAGAACTGACTGTCGACCTGGTTGCTGTGATCCAGGCCGCCTTAGCCGATCGCCAACCAGCATCGCTTGGCTGGACGGTCGGTGAGGTTCAATTCGCCTTGAATCGACGAACCAGTGGAGGTCCCGTCGATCATTCCCTACCGTGCTTGATCGTGCGTTCCGCAGACGATTCAAAGTCGGTTCGTGGCATCTACACCACCTACGCCTGCCACTGTGTGACGTTATCGCAAAACCTGCTAAGCGGAGATTGGGCAGGCTATGCTGTCGAAGCGATCGAGCGTCAATTCCCCGGTGCCATTGGGATGGTGTCGATTGGCTGCGGCGCCGATCAGAATCCCGATAGTGGTGTCACAGGCGACAAGGTTGATATCGCGCAACAACAAGGGATGCTGATCGGCGATGAAGTCGCCAGGCTTGTCAATGGAGGCACAATCAAGCCGCTTGCAGAACCGCTATCGGTTTCTAGCGGCAGTGTCCAGCTACCCTTTCACAGCATCCCCACGCGCCAGGAATACGAGGTGATGCAGGCCGCTGGCGGTCCCGCCGGGTACAACGCCACAACCCAATTGGCTCGCTTGGACCGCGGAGAGGAGATTCCAAAATCGCTGCCCTATCCGCTCCAAGTTTGCCATTTTGGCGACCAACTTTGCATGGTTTTTATGGCTGGCGAAGTTTGTGTCGACTATTCGCTGCGGCTGAAATCGGAGCTGGATCCAGAACGTTTGTGGATGCACGGTTACAGCCACGACTTTGGCGCGTATATCCCATCCGAGCGATTATGGGCCGAAGGCGGTTACGGGGCCGGTGCGGAAGCTCCGTACTTTGCACTTCCCAATAAACTGGCGCAAGGACTGGAACAAACGATTATCGATGAAGTCCACCGCTTGGTGCCGATCAGTTATCAAACCGCCAAGAACCATCCGGTTGCCGATGGTGAGCCGAGCCAGCCTGAGGTAAGCCGCACCGACGGCATCCCCCCTAAATCACCTCAGCAGGCGTTGCAAGAATTTCAAACAAACGCTGACCTGCAAGTTCAGTTGGTTGCCAGTGAACCGCAGATCACCGACCCAGTCGCGATCGATTTCGGACCTGACGGCAGTGTCTGGGTTGTGCAGATGTCCGACTATGGCCATGGGATCGAAGAGGAGTTTGTTCCCAGCGGAGAGGTGCGGGTGCTGAAGGATCTTGACGGTGATGGATTCTACGAATCATCGACTGTGTTTATGGACGGGCTGCGATACCCCACTGATGTCAAAGTCTGGAAAGACGGCGCGCTGATCTGCGATGCCCCCAACATTATTTTTGCGCGCGACCAAGATGCCGACGGACGCGCAGAAACATCCACAGTGCTCTTCAGTGGGTTCGAAACACATAACGGCCAAGCACGCGTCAACAGCCTGCGGTGGGGACTCGATCATTGGCTGTACGGCTCTGGCGGATTGTTTGGTGGATCAATTTCAAATCAGCAAGGAGCCATCGTAGATGTTTCCGGCAGAGACTTCCGAATTCAACCTGATCGGGGACTGATCGAACCGGTAACAGGCCGTAGCCAACAAGGCAGAGTCCGTGATGAATTCGGCAACTGGTTTGGTTGCGACAATAGCACTCTGATTCGTCACTATCCGGTTGTGGATCATTACCTACAACGCAATCCGTTTGTACCGCCACCGTTGAGCTCGATCAACGTCCCGGCTGGCGAGAACGCTGGCAAGCTATTTCCGCCCAACGATCTGGTGCTGTTTCGTTTGTCCGGCGCCCCAGGTCGCGCCACGGCTGCGTGCGGGATCGAAATCTATCGCGACAGCTATCTCGGCCCGAACTACCACAACAATTCGTTCACTTGCGAGCCCGTGAATCAGCTGGTCCATCGGCAGGTCTTGGAGCGTCAGGGAGCCACCTTTCGAGGACAGCGTGCCGCTGATGAACTGGACTCTGAATTCCTGACCTCAACGGACCGTTGGTTCCGACCCGTGCAAGCCAGAACGGGTCCTGACGGTGGACTCTGGGTGGTGGACATGTACCGCTACGTGATCGAACACCCCAAGTGGATTCCGGATGAAACCTTGGCCGAAATCGATGTCTTTGCTGGCCAGGGCAAAGGGCGGATTTATCGCGTTGTGCCTACCGCCAAAGATCCGCAGAGCCAACCCGCACTAAGCGAATTAAACGACCAGGAATTAGCCAAAGCGATTGACACGGATAACGGCATCATCCGTGATTTAGTGCACCAAATGTTGCTGTGGCGTGATGCCAGGAACACCCGCGACGAGCTTCTGCGGATCGCTCAGACAAGCCAAAATCCTGCGGTGCGAATCCAAGCCCTGGCCGCTCTAGATGGGCTCAAGGAATTGTCAAACGAAGCGATCTTGTTCGCGGTAACGGATTCGCACCCCGAAGTCCGGCGACACGCCGTACGGATGAGCGAGAGTTTTCTAACCGACTCGAAAATTGCGGCGGCTATTCTGAAACTTGCAAACGATCCATCTTTCGAAGTTCGTATGCAGGTTGCCTACTCGATTGCGTTGATAGATTCCGATGACGTGACCAAACCGTTGACTCGACTGGCGACCGAATCAACCGATCCTTATTTGCAGTCAGCGGCACTGAGTTCACTGACCCCCAGCAACGTCGGTCCCGTTGCGGAACAAATTTTAGCAACCGAAGAGTCACGTGAACTGGTCGGCCCTGAGGTGGTTGCGACCACCGCTGGAATGGGGAGTACAACGGCGATTGAATCTGCCCTTAACCGCATTCTGGAATCCAGCGATGAATGGCAATGGTGGCAGTTAGAAAGCTTGGCTCAATTTCTTGACGGTCTCGACCGCCGCGCTGCCAGCGGCGAACTGGGGATTGGCAAAGCGACTGATCGCAACCAACAGCCCGTGCGAGTTCAGATCAAAATCACACCCCGACAGATACTGGCTGCTCGATCGATCCTTCATTCCGCAAGAGAACGAATTCTTGATCCAAGCGTCACGGACAGTCAGGCGGCAATGGCCTTGAAACTACTGGGACGCCGATTCGGTCCGGTTTCCCAGTCGCTGCTGAGCCCCGCGCCCAACCAAGCTGGATCTGAACCGTCGCAGGAGATTACCTCCGAGATTGCCGAACTGATTAGTCTACCGTTTTCCAATCATCGTCAAATTGCCGCCGTCCAAGCGATCGGTCGGCGTGGGGACTCAGCCGGCGGCCAGGCGTTACTATCCTGCGTTGAATCAGCGACTCCGCAAGTCCGTGCGGTGTTGGTCCAGACCCTGTTGGAGCACCCCGACTGGGATGCGTCGATTTTGACTGGATTGCAATCCAGTTTACTTTACTCGAGCGACTTTTCGGCGGACGATCGGCATCGATTCATCGAACGCCAGCCAACGAAAACTCGCCCCTTGGCCATGAATTGGTTGGGTGATGGAGCCGGTAGCGATCGCAAGCAGCTCGTCGCCGATTGGATGGATGTTTCTGCGTTGCCAGCGGATGCTCAGCTAGGCAAAGCTCTGTTTGGAAAGCACTGTAGCGTTTGCCACAAGTTCGACGGTGTGGGATATGAGGTGGGTCCAGACTTGGCCGCACTGACAAGTCGATCCGATGCATTTTTACTGCAGGCGATATTGGATCCAAACCGAGACGTGGATGCGCGGTACCAACGATACACTGCGTTAATGGACAATGGGCGCGTCATGTCTGGTCAAATTGTGAACGAGACAGCATCTAGCGTTACCCTGATCGAACAGGGAGCGAAGCAACACGTGCTACTCAGGAATCAATTGGAGGAGTTACGCGCCAGCGGAAAGTCGGCGATGCCCGAAGGCCTCGAAGAAAACATTAGCAAACAAGAGATGTCGCATATCTTGGCCTACGTTCAGGGTGCTGATTCGGAAGCCTATCAAATCGCCCAATCGCTACTCGACGACACCCTGGCCGGAGCGCAGCGGGAAGAGCTGATCGCAAAATGGCCCCAGTATTCGGCTGAGATGATCACCGCTCTGACGTCTGACATGCCTGACGATGTGAACGAACAGTACCGCCGGATTCCATGGATTTGGCGAGTTGCGATCGCGGCCGGAAAGCGGAATCAATCGAAGGAACTGCTCCAAGTGCTCGACGTCAGTCTCCCTCAACTTCAACAACCACTCACGGACTGGCAGGCCGTCGTTCTCGGTGGTGGATTGATCAACGGGATCAGCCAAACGGGTGACTGGCCACTTGACCGTGTGCAGCGTCTGATCTCTGGAAATGGGTCACTGGTTGCACGCTGGAATCAAATGATATCGCAAGCCTCTGAAATGTCGGACAATGCTCAAGTGCGTCCAGGGACTCGCTATGATGCACTCCGCATGATCGCGCTCGCTCCCTGGGCGAAACATGGCGAACAATTGGCGGGCTATTTGACGAACGCTAATGCGGAACTGCAAATGGGAGCGGTCAGTGGTCTGTCCGACATGCCGGCGGCTGAAGCGGGACAGGCCATCCTTGCTGCTCTGCCCAACCTGAATTCGCACAATCGGGAACTGGCTCTCGACGCACTACTGCGAACGGTTCCCCGCGTCCAGCGATTGCTGACCGCGATCGGAGAGGACGACGTCAACCCGAACTGGCTCGGAGAATCTCGTGCCAAACAACTCCATCAACACGTCGATCCGGCAGTACGACGACAGGCTGCGGAGGTATTAACAGAAGCAAAATAG